A window of the Brassica napus cultivar Da-Ae chromosome A2, Da-Ae, whole genome shotgun sequence genome harbors these coding sequences:
- the LOC106390638 gene encoding vacuolar protein sorting-associated protein 26A, whose amino-acid sequence MNYLRGAFKPACNISITFTDGKNRKQVPVKKDNGQMVMNPLFHSQETIAGNVCIEPYQGKKVEHNGVKVELLGQIEMYFDRGNFYDFTSLVRELDVPGEIYENKAYPFEFPTVEMPYETYNGVNVRLRYVLKVTVTRGYAGSIVEYQDFVVRNYSPLPPINNSIKMEVGIEDCLHIEFEYNKSKYHLKDVILGKVYFLLVRIKIKNMDLEIRRRESTGAGANTHVETETLAKFELMDGAPVRGESIPVRLFLTPYDLTPTHKNINNKFSVKYYLNLVLVDEEDRRYFKQQEITLYRLKDESS is encoded by the exons ATG AATTATCTTCGTGGAGCTTTCAAGCCTGCTTGTAATATCTCAATCACGTTTACTGATGGCAAAAATCGTAAACAG GTTCCGGTTAAGAAAGATAATGGACAAATGGTTATGAACCCACTTTTCCATAGTCAAGAAACTATTGCTGGCAAT gtTTGTATTGAACCATATCAAGGGAAGAAAGTGGAGCACAATGGTGTTAAAGTCGAGCTTCTTGGTCAAATAG AAATGTACTTTGACAGAGGGAACTTCTATGACTTCACTTCCCTGG TGCGTGAGCTTGATGTACCTGGagaaatatatgaaaacaagGCGTACCCTTTTGAATTTCCTACCGTTGAGATGCCATATGAGACATACAATGGCGTGAATGTGCGGCTAAG GTATGTCCTGAAAGTAACAGTTACTCGTGGTTATGCTGGAAGCATCGTGGAGTACCAGGACTTTGTG GTGCGTAACTATTCCCCATTACCACCAATCAATAACAGCATCAAG ATGGAAGTTGGAATCGAGGACTGCCTGCATATCGAGTTTGAGTACAATAAAAGCAA GTATCACCTGAAAGATGTTATCCTCGGGAAAGTATACTTTCTTCTGGTGAGAATCAAGATAAAGAATATGGATCTTGAGATCAGACGGCGAGAATCAACAGGAGCAGGAGCTAATACTCACGTCGAGACAGAAACATTAGCCAAGTTTGAGTTAATGGATGGTGCTCCCGTTAGAG GCGAGTCGATACCTGTAAGACTGTTCTTGACACCTTACGATCTGACGCCAACGCATAAGAACATAAACAACAAATTCAGTGTCAAGTATTATCTGAATCTTGTGCTGGTTGACGAAGAGGATCGCCGTTACTTCAAGCAGCAAGAAATCACCTTGTACAGGCTCAAGGATGAGTCATCTTGA
- the LOC106418847 gene encoding oligopeptide transporter 8-like, giving the protein MRDNITEMRSDSESDYDPYGDDEMSIVPQVELTVPKTDDPTSPTVTFRMWVLGITACVLLSFLNQFFWYRTNPLTISSVSAQIAVVPIGHLMARVLPTRIFFEGTRWSFTMNPGPFSTKEHVLITVFANSGSGAVYASHILSAVKLYYKRRLDFIPALLVMITTQVLGFGWAGLYRKHLVEPGEMWWPSNLVQVSLFRALHEKEKRSEWGVTRNQFFVITLIASFSYYLLPGYLFTLLTTISWLCWISPKSILVNQLGSGSAGLGIGSFGLDWSTIASYLGSPLASPFFATANIAVGYFIVMYVITPLCYYLDFFDAKTFPIYSGKLFVANGQEYNVTSIINDEFRLDHKAYAETGPVHMSTFFAVTYGLGFATLTASVVHVFLFYGKDLWNQTKGALRKDKKMDIHTKIMKRNYKEVPLWWFLSIFVVNIAVIVFICVFYEKQIQLPWWGAFLACLIALFFTPLVGVIMATTNQAPGLNIITEYIIGYAYPERPVANICFKTYGYISMSQSLTFLADLKLGSYMKIPPRTMFMAQVVGTLVAVFVYALTAWWLMAEIPNLCDTSLLPPESQWTCPTDRVFFDASVIWGLVGPRRMFGDLGEYSSINWFFLGGAIAPTLVYLATRVFPNKKWISSIHMPVLIGATAIMPPATAVNFTSWLVMAFVFGHFLFKYKTEWWQRYNYVLSGGMDAGTGFMSVLLFLALQRSDIMLDWWGNTGEGCPVAKCPTAKGVVVHGCPVF; this is encoded by the exons ATGAGAGACAACATCACAGAGATGAGATCTGATTCTGAATCGGACTATGATCCTTACGGCGACGATGAGATGAGTATAGTTCCACAAGTGGAACTAACGGTGCCTAAAACAGACGATCCAACTTCACCGACGGTTACATTCAGGATGTGGGTTTTGGGCATAACCGCTTGTGTCCTCTTGTCATTTCTCAACCAGTTCTTTTGGTACAGAACCAATCCTTTGACCATCTCATCTGTGTCGGCTCAGATTGCTGTTGTTCCCATTGGTCATCTCATGGCTAGGGTTCTTCCGACAAGGATATTCTTCGAAGGGACGCGGTGGTCTTTCACTATGAATCCTGGCCCGTTTAGTACAAAAGAACATGTTCTTATAACCGTGTTCGCAAACTCAGGCTCAGGAGCTGTTTACGCCAGTCACATTCTTAGTGCTGTTAAGCTTTATTACAAGAGACGGCTTGATTTCATTCCTGCTTTACTCGTTATGATCACAACtcag GTAttgggatttggttgggctggtTTGTATAGGAAGCATCTAGTTGAACCTGGTGAGATGTGGTGGCCAAGCAATCTCGTTCAAGTGTCTCTCTTCAG AGCCTTGCATGAGAAGGAGAAGAGATCAGAATGGGGAGTTACTAGAAACCAGTTCTTCGTTATCACACTAATCGCCAGCTTCTCCTACTATCTTCTCCCAGGCTATCTCTTCACTCTCTTGACCACCATCTCTTGGTTATGTTGGATTAGCCCTAAATCTATTTTAGTAAACCAGCTCGGTTCAGGGTCAGCTGGTCTTGGTATCGGTTCCTTTGGTTTAGACTGGTCAACCATCGCTTCTTACCTTGGAAGTCCACTCGCTAGCCCGTTCTTTGCCACAGCAAACATCGCGGTCGGATACTTTATTGTGATGTACGTAATCACACCTCTATGCTACTATCTGGACTTCTTCGACGCCAAGACCTTCCCAATCTACTCAGGTAAACTCTTTGTAGCAAACGGGCAAGAATACAACGTGACGAGCATCATCAATGACGAGTTCCGCCTTGATCACAAGGCTTACGCGGAGACAGGACCAGTCCACATGAGCACTTTCTTTGCTGTTACCTACGGGTTAGGTTTCGCTACCTTGACTGCTAGTGTTGtccatgtttttcttttctacgGAAAAGATCTTTGGAACCAAACCAAAGGAGCTCTACGTAAGGACAAGAAAATGGATATACATACAAAGATCATGAAGAGAAACTACAAGGAGGTTCCGCTATGGTGGTTTCTGTCGATTTTCGTAGTGAATATTGCTGTGATTGTCTTCATATGTGTTTTCTATGAGAAACAGATTCAGCTTCCCTGGTGGGGAGCTTTCTTGGCTTGTTTGATAGCTTTATTCTTCACTCCTCTTGTTGGTGTGATCATGGCCACTACTAACCAG GCTCCAGGTTTGAATATTATTACTGAATACATCATTGGGTATGCATATCCAGAGAGACCTGTTGCTAACATATGCTTCAAGACTTACGGATACATCAGCATGTCCCAGTCTTTGACGTTCCTCGCTGATTTGAAGCTTGGTTCTTACATGAAGATCCCACCAAGAACCATGTTTATGGCACAG GTTGTAGGAACTTTAGTAGCAGTGTTCGTCTACGCATTGACAGCATGGTGGCTAATGGCCGAGATCCCAAACCTCTGCGACACATCTCTCCTTCCACCAGAAAGTCAATGGACGTGCCCAACGGATAGAGTCTTCTTCGACGCATCAGTAATATGGGGACTTGTAGGACCAAGAAGAATGTTTGGTGATCTTGGAGAATATTCAAGCATAAACTGGTTCTTCCTAGGAGGTGCAATAGCTCCAACACTGGTCTACCTAGCCACTAGAGTCTTCCCAAACAAGAAATGGATCTCAAGCATTCACATGCCAGTTCTGATTGGAGCTACTGCTATTATGCCACCAGCTACTGCGGTTAACTTCACTAGCTGGCTCGTTATGGCGTTTGTGTTTGGACACTTTTTGTTCAAGTACAAAACAGAATGGTGGCAGAGGTACAACTATGTTCTGTCTGGAGGGATGGATGCAGGGACTGGGTTCATGTCTGTGCTTTTGTTTCTTGCGTTGCAGCGTAGTGACATAATGCTTGATTGGTGGGGAAACACTGGTGAAGGCTGTCCTGTTGCTAAATGCCCAACTGCTAAAGGTGTGGTTGTTCATGGGTGTCCTGTTTTCTAG
- the LOC106390623 gene encoding WD repeat-containing protein 44 — translation MDYLSEEEDLQFFDAKEEEMMMASNPSGFDVWSDSPGSVVERRRKFLQWMGVQEDLSQPIKFESDGASENCVEAEQSSGGFSSSSSQVSSSEELSLRVDKSFGGCDVTRRESSSMASSSGSRCCPLKETEKQRNIKKGWFTRLRSFGCSADYTKIRASSSSNYGDVISRVKVKHCKKQTKELSALYQSQDIKAHNGYISAMKFSSDGKYLASSGEDGIVRVWKVIEDKRSRPPRDCLNPSCIYFEVNDHSQLKPVLLDEEKPNKTTESFKKTSDSACVVFPPKAFRIMEKPLHEFRGHTGEVLDISWSMDNCLLSASMDKTVRLWQVGSNDCLGVFTHNSYVTSVQFNPVNENYFMSGSVDGKVRIWDISGCSVVDWVDLKDIISAVCYRPDGKGGIIGSLSGSCRFFNMSGDYLELDSQIHLLSKKKSSNKRITGFQFLPQDQSKVLVVSADSKVRILQGNDVVRKYKGVCKTRSLTSASLTSDGKHIVSACEDSNVYIWSNGDESDSSSSSQTKKIRSFERFSTNASVAATWCGFSDHNATLPFSSPSCLSINEGFVPGSIPKGSATWPEENLPANPLSSSTMSASHYKFLKSSYQRATNSSLAWGMVIVTGGWDGRIRTFQNYGLPVNTA, via the exons ATGGATTACTTGTCTGAAGAGGAAGATTTGCAGTTCTTTGATGCCaaggaagaagagatgatgaTGGCATCGAATCCAAGTGGTTTTGATGTATGGAGTGATTCACCTGGAAGTGTTGTGGAGCGGCGGAGGAAGTTCTTGCAGTGGATGGGAGTCCAAGAAGATCTTTCTCAACCTATCAAGTTTGAGTCTGATGGAGCTTCAGAGAATTGTGTTGAAGCTGAGCAGAGTTCTGGAGGATTCAGCTCTTCTTCTAGTCAGGTCTCTTCCTCTGAGGAATTATCTCTGAGAGTGGACAAAAGTTTTGGTGGATGCGATGTAACGAGAAGGGAAAGCTCTTCAATGGCATCATCTTCTGGTTCCAGGTGTTGCCCATTGAAGGAAACAGAGAAGCAGCGGAATATCAAGAAGGGATGGTTCACCAGGCTGCGCTCTTTTGGATGTTCCGCGGATTATACAAAGATcagagcttcttcttcatctaacTATGGCGATGTGATCTCAAGAGTTAAGGTCAAGCATTGTAAGAAACAGACCAAAGAGCTTTCAGCTCTTTATCAGAGCCAAGACATTAAAGCTCACAACGGTTACATCTCGGCTATGAAATTTAGCAGCGATGGGAAGTATCTCGCAAGCTCTGGTGAAGATGGGATTGTGCGCGTTTGGAAAGTCATTGAGGATAAGAGATCTAGACCACCAAGGGATTGCCTTAACCCTTCTTGTATCTACTTCGAGGTAAACGATCATTCCCAGTTGAAACCTGTTTTGTTAGATGAAGAGAAACCAAACAAGACGACAGAAAGCTTCAAGAAAACATCAGATTCAGCCTGTGTCGTCTTCCCTCCTAAAGCTTTCCGGATAATGGAGAAGCCTTTACATGAGTTCCGCGGCCACACTGGTGAAGTCTTGGACATCTCATGGTCAATGGATAAC TGTCTTCTCTCAGCGTCAATGGATAAAACTGTTCGTCTATGGCAAGTTGGTAGCAACGATTGTCTTGGAGTTTTCACTCACAATAGTTATG TGACGTCTGTTCAGTTCAACCCGGTTAATGAGAACTACTTCATGAGTGGTTCAGTTGATGGGAAAGTTCGAATATGGGACATTTCTGGTTGCAGTGTTGTTGATTGGGTTGATCTCAAAGACATTATATCCGCAGTGTGTTATCGTCCGGATGGAAAGGGAGGAATCATTGGTTCTCTGAGTGGAAGCTGCAGATTCTTTAACATGTCTGGAGACTATTTAGAATTGGACTCTCAGATACATTTGCTTAGcaaaaagaagtcttctaataAACGTATAACTGGTTTTCAG TTTTTACCACAAGATCAGAGCAAAGTCCTGGTTGTTTCTGCAGATTCCAAAGTCAGAATTCTCCAAGGCAACGATGTTGTCAGAAAATACAAAG GTGTTTGCAAGACGAGAAGCCTCACATCAGCGTCTCTTACGTCTGATGGAAAGCACATTGTGTCAGCTTGTGAGGACTCCAATGTATATATATGGAGCAATGGAGATGAatcagattcttcttcttcttctcaaaccAAAAAGATTCGATCCTTTGAACGTTTCTCCACCAATGCATCAGTTGCAGCAACCTGGTGTGGATTCTCAGACCACAACGCAACTCTCCCGTTTTCTTCACCCTCTTGCTTATCTATCAATGAAGGATTTGTCCCTGGATCAATCCCCAAAGGAAGCGCGACGTGGCCAGAGGAAAACTTACCTGCAAATCCTCTTTCCTCGTCCACAATGAGTGCATCTCACTACAAGTTTCTCAAGTCCTCGTACCAGAGAGCAACGAATAGCTCTCTAGCTTGGGGTATGGTCATTGTCACAGGTGGTTGGGACGGACGGATCAGAACATTTCAGAACTACGGCTTGCCTGTGAATACAGCTTGA
- the LOC106418837 gene encoding uncharacterized protein LOC106418837, which yields MPLRIRPLSFLFLMLIVCSSSLVKGSLQLEGAKMHESFMLYKSEEMEVKKISSHRKLMFHSTTDYDDAGANPKHDPRRRPGGKP from the exons atgCCTCTTAGGATCAGACCCTTATCTTTCCTCTTCCTCATGCTCATTGTTTGCTCTTCATCATTAG TGAAAGGCTCTCTCCAGCTTGAAGGCGCAAAGATGCATGAGAGTTTCATGCTTTACAAG agtGAGGAGATGGAAGTGAAGAAGATCTCGAGCCACAGGAAGTTAATGTTCCACTCGACTACGGACTACGACGACGCAGGAGCCAACCCTAAGCACGACCCAAGAAGGAGGCCCGGAGGCAAGCCTTGA